A window of the Mus pahari chromosome 1, PAHARI_EIJ_v1.1, whole genome shotgun sequence genome harbors these coding sequences:
- the Ramac gene encoding RNA guanine-N7 methyltransferase activating subunit — protein sequence MSDTSEVIPIFEEMFASRFTQDDKEYQEYLKRPPESPPIVEEWNSRAGGNQRNRGNWLQDNRQFRGRDNRRGWPSDNRSNQWHGRSWGNNNYPQQRPEPYYQQQYTQYGHNQRPPYGYY from the exons ATGAGTGATACTTCTGAAGTGATTCCAATTTTTGAAGAGATGTTTGCAAGCAGATTCACACAAGATGACAAAGAATACCAGGAATACTTGAAACGCCCTCCTGAATCCCCTCCAATTGTTGAGGAATGGAATAGCAGAGCTGGTGGTAACCAAAGAAATAGAGGCAACTG GCTGCAAGACAACAGACAGTTTAGAGGTAGGGATAACAGACGAGGATGGCCAAGTGACAATCGGTCAAATCAGTGGCATGGACGGTCATGGGGTAACAACAACTACCCGCAGCAGAGACCAGAGCCCTACTATCAACAACAGTACACACAGTATGGCCACAACCAGCGGCCTCCATATGGTTACTACTGA